A stretch of DNA from Mycolicibacterium celeriflavum:
GGCTCTGGACGGTTGGAGCACCGACGCGTTGACCTACGGCGGCCACGATCCCGATGCGGGCCGCACGGTGGCGACCGCCGTCGACGCGCTGCTGGGCATCCGGCTGTAGAACTTCGGGACCCCGCCCGCTGCGGCGCCGACCCAGGTACGTTGACCGCCATGGGTTCTGTGAACGGGAAAGTCGCGCTGATCACCGGTGGCGCCAACGGAATCGGCGAAGAGGTGGCCCGGCGCCTGCACGACAAGGGCGCCAAGCTGGTGCTGACCGACCTCGACGGTGACAGGCTGGCGAAGGTCGCCGCCGGGCTCGGCAACGAGGGCGTACTGACCGCAGTCGCCGATGTGCGCGATCTGGCAGCGATGGAATCCGCCGTCGCCAAGGGCGTCGAGCGGTTCGGCGGCATCGACATCGTGATGGCCAATGCGGGCATCGCGACCTACGGTTCGGTGCTGCAGGTCGACCCGCAGGCGTTTCGGACGCTCATCGACGTCAACGTCGTCGGCGTGTTCCACACCGTGCGGGCCGCGCTGGCGTCCGTCATCGACAGACGCGGCTACGTGCTGATCGTGTCCTCGGCGGCGGCCTACGCGGCGTCCGCCGGCATGGCGCCCTACGACGCTTCCAAGGCCGCTGTCGAGCATTTCGCCAACGCACTGCGCCTGGAGGTGGCGCATCGGGGCGTGGACGTCGGGTCGGCGCACATGCTGTGGATCGACACGCCGCTGGTGCAGGAGACCAAGTCGGATCTTGCGAGCGCCCGGGAAATGCTGAACTCGCTGCCCGGACCGCTGGGCAAGACCACCTCGGTGCGCAAGTGCGCGGAGTTGTTCGTCAAGGGCATCGAGGAGCGCAAACGACAGATCAACTGCCCGCGTTTCGT
This window harbors:
- a CDS encoding SDR family oxidoreductase — its product is MGSVNGKVALITGGANGIGEEVARRLHDKGAKLVLTDLDGDRLAKVAAGLGNEGVLTAVADVRDLAAMESAVAKGVERFGGIDIVMANAGIATYGSVLQVDPQAFRTLIDVNVVGVFHTVRAALASVIDRRGYVLIVSSAAAYAASAGMAPYDASKAAVEHFANALRLEVAHRGVDVGSAHMLWIDTPLVQETKSDLASAREMLNSLPGPLGKTTSVRKCAELFVKGIEERKRQINCPRFVGLLRFLKPVLSSRLGERATLKSVPELLPKMDAEVAALGRSMSARTEALEKRG